One region of Gimesia sp. genomic DNA includes:
- a CDS encoding HEAT repeat domain-containing protein encodes MTSKQTPEELIQEIYVDGVQSQSGIRSIEELSLHGEKGIDAMIFALEYPPTTSLSSHDLVDAISEIFWALARDNSDHLIDAMLEGRLGKTWCYSALGNATSERSIDVLINGLSEQESMLRWLCVEALIQRKHKRTIGPLVERLKDRSELVKSSIVTAMKDHEWLRCPDALPPLQKIRENKSFTKNSPGTWKCAGEVIDLISAENVDKK; translated from the coding sequence ATGACAAGTAAACAGACACCAGAAGAACTCATTCAGGAAATCTATGTAGATGGAGTCCAGTCACAGTCAGGAATTCGATCCATCGAAGAACTGTCTCTACATGGCGAAAAAGGGATAGATGCCATGATATTCGCATTAGAATATCCACCAACCACCTCACTTTCCTCACATGACTTGGTGGATGCGATCTCAGAAATATTCTGGGCACTGGCAAGGGACAATTCAGATCACCTGATCGATGCAATGCTTGAGGGAAGACTCGGCAAAACTTGGTGTTATTCGGCACTTGGAAATGCAACAAGTGAGCGATCAATAGATGTTTTGATTAATGGGTTGTCCGAGCAAGAATCAATGTTGCGATGGCTGTGTGTTGAAGCCTTGATTCAGCGAAAACACAAACGAACGATTGGTCCGTTAGTGGAAAGACTTAAAGATCGATCTGAATTGGTAAAGTCTTCCATCGTAACTGCGATGAAAGATCATGAATGGTTACGCTGTCCTGACGCTCTCCCACCGCTCCAGAAAATCAGGGAAAATAAATCCTTCACCAAGAACAGTCCCGGAACTTGGAAATGTGCAGGTGAGGTTATTGATCTGATCTCTGCGGAAAATGTTGACAAGAAGTAG
- a CDS encoding DUF417 family protein, which yields MVKLFELAARMDKVGVAVTRVGLIVVLLWIGGLKAFPYEADGIVPFVANSPFMSFFFADGDNYKAHMNPEGVLNTENRAWHEANHTYEFSYGLGAVIVLYGLLLCLHPWLPQAATVGSFLVFVMSIVTLSFLITTPESWVPNLGDAQHGFPYLSGRGRLVIKDAIMMGAALVTMADSAKAYLRKRASSQ from the coding sequence ATGGTGAAGTTGTTTGAACTGGCGGCCCGGATGGACAAAGTGGGTGTGGCCGTGACTCGAGTGGGGTTGATCGTGGTGCTGCTGTGGATCGGCGGGTTGAAGGCGTTTCCGTACGAAGCAGATGGGATTGTTCCTTTCGTCGCCAACAGCCCCTTCATGAGTTTCTTCTTCGCCGATGGCGACAATTACAAAGCCCATATGAACCCGGAAGGTGTGCTGAACACGGAGAACCGTGCGTGGCACGAAGCAAACCACACCTACGAATTTTCCTACGGACTCGGAGCGGTGATCGTGCTTTACGGACTGTTGCTCTGCCTGCATCCGTGGCTGCCACAAGCGGCGACCGTGGGGAGCTTTCTGGTGTTCGTGATGTCAATAGTCACCTTATCATTTCTCATCACGACACCCGAGTCTTGGGTGCCCAACCTTGGAGATGCCCAGCACGGGTTCCCCTATCTCAGCGGTAGAGGTCGGCTCGTCATTAAGGATGCTATCATGATGGGAGCGGCGTTGGTTACGATGGCGGATTCTGCGAAGGCGTACCTGCGAAAGCGGGCTTCTTCACAATAA
- a CDS encoding helix-turn-helix domain-containing protein has protein sequence MRKTTNNLYDPRHDGQAIRLSDLQVSGKAFDPARTNYFTIYLIESGSGTAWADASQFAFGASSLLFFVPYQHIRIIPDSPVQGKVIQFHANFLCVETFHAEVGCSGILFNDPYGIPVVQLDEDVKIKVLSLIDDLRREQTERALAFSEVMLAHLKVLLILATRLKSSDTVLCGPTTHDPQHPVLIELRELIEKNYHILHSPSDYAKLLHVTPKTLGRIVRENLGTTPTELIRARILTHTKWQLLHTLKPVKEVAKEVGYSDELYFSRLFKKATGYSPTFFREFETEIRGGSNLSMLSSHASILDSDAVVDNDSQTKKKSKPTGV, from the coding sequence ATGCGTAAGACTACCAATAATTTGTACGATCCTCGCCACGATGGGCAGGCCATTCGCCTCAGCGACTTGCAGGTCAGCGGCAAGGCGTTCGATCCAGCCCGGACAAACTATTTCACGATCTATCTGATCGAGAGCGGTTCGGGGACGGCGTGGGCTGACGCTTCTCAGTTTGCATTTGGTGCGAGTTCTCTTCTGTTTTTCGTCCCGTATCAACACATCCGTATCATCCCCGACTCGCCGGTTCAAGGGAAAGTGATTCAGTTCCATGCCAACTTCCTCTGTGTTGAAACCTTTCATGCCGAGGTTGGGTGTAGCGGCATACTGTTCAACGACCCCTACGGCATTCCAGTCGTTCAACTGGACGAAGATGTCAAAATCAAGGTGCTAAGCCTGATTGACGATCTGCGGAGGGAACAGACAGAGCGGGCTCTTGCATTCAGTGAGGTAATGCTGGCCCATCTCAAGGTGCTGCTTATTCTTGCCACACGGCTCAAATCCTCGGACACAGTTCTCTGCGGTCCCACGACACACGATCCTCAACACCCTGTCCTGATCGAACTCAGAGAATTGATTGAGAAAAACTATCACATTCTGCATTCCCCCTCAGATTATGCCAAACTGCTCCATGTCACTCCCAAGACACTGGGGCGGATCGTGCGGGAGAATCTCGGTACCACGCCGACCGAACTGATCCGTGCCCGCATTCTAACCCATACCAAGTGGCAATTGCTGCACACCCTGAAGCCGGTGAAGGAGGTTGCAAAGGAGGTCGGGTACAGCGACGAACTCTACTTCAGTCGCCTGTTCAAGAAAGCCACGGGCTATTCCCCCACGTTCTTTCGTGAATTCGAGACGGAAATCCGAGGCGGAAGCAATCTGTCCATGCTTTCGTCCCATGCGTCCATTCTCGATTCCGATGCAGTTGTCGATAATGACTCTCAGACGAAAAAGAAATCGAAACCGACCGGGGTGTGA
- a CDS encoding GIY-YIG nuclease family protein — MIFRLSQKLNQKIKTGMLEALPLHQNPFADWSCHIFPANRRQYILLSNTKSLYSCVMPAKGVTNQHRFAENALNCIRDFTADDANQWAYRAFISPEIGKAQFAKALNRSVTSSMNQLVDCAQGLLTECQMSPHEVGFKLNDFLLSSIAEKKSDGYGRPEDAFRRMAESRKIEIAESDLKEDDAADNPTIWFIYILRCADESFYTGITTDLNRRYEQHNAGTASRYTRSRLPVSMVYHEIQANRSLALKRELEIKAMSRKLKEELIESVK, encoded by the coding sequence ATGATCTTCCGCCTCTCCCAAAAACTCAATCAGAAAATCAAAACAGGTATGTTAGAAGCCCTTCCCTTACACCAGAACCCATTTGCTGACTGGTCGTGTCACATTTTCCCAGCAAATCGCCGTCAGTACATTTTGCTGAGTAATACCAAATCACTTTATTCCTGCGTGATGCCAGCTAAAGGTGTTACAAATCAGCACCGGTTCGCTGAAAATGCTTTGAACTGTATCAGGGATTTTACAGCCGATGACGCTAATCAATGGGCGTACAGGGCATTCATTTCTCCAGAAATTGGAAAAGCTCAGTTTGCTAAAGCGTTGAATCGATCCGTAACAAGCTCAATGAATCAATTAGTAGATTGTGCTCAAGGATTGCTGACTGAATGTCAGATGTCACCTCATGAAGTGGGCTTTAAGCTGAATGATTTTCTGTTGTCATCTATTGCTGAGAAAAAGTCAGATGGATATGGCAGACCAGAAGATGCGTTTCGGAGAATGGCGGAATCGAGGAAAATAGAAATAGCTGAATCAGATCTGAAAGAAGATGATGCAGCGGACAATCCCACAATATGGTTTATTTATATTCTCAGATGTGCAGATGAATCATTTTATACTGGCATCACTACTGATTTGAACCGGAGGTATGAGCAGCACAACGCTGGTACTGCTTCACGCTATACCCGTAGTCGTCTTCCAGTCAGTATGGTGTATCATGAAATTCAAGCCAACCGAAGTTTAGCTTTAAAGCGTGAACTGGAAATCAAGGCGATGTCACGCAAGTTGAAAGAAGAGCTGATTGAATCTGTGAAGTGA
- a CDS encoding cold shock domain-containing protein → MAEGTIKRLTDKGFGFIDTGSGKDLFFHSSNVEGVSYDDLYEGQRVSFTEGRGQKGPMAENVKPV, encoded by the coding sequence ATGGCAGAAGGTACAATTAAGAGACTGACGGACAAAGGTTTTGGCTTTATCGACACGGGGAGCGGCAAGGACCTATTCTTCCACTCGTCAAACGTCGAAGGGGTAAGCTACGATGATCTCTATGAAGGACAACGAGTATCGTTCACCGAAGGACGTGGGCAGAAGGGGCCGATGGCGGAGAACGTCAAGCCGGTCTAA